A portion of the Pseudomonas synxantha BG33R genome contains these proteins:
- a CDS encoding response regulator, with protein MSVISKSILLVDDDQEIRELLQTYLSRAGFQVRGVADGAGFRQAMNEAPCDLVILDVMLPDEDGFSLCRWIRQHPRQAQVPIIMLTASSDEADRVIGLELGADDYIGKPFSPRELQARIKALLRRCQFGQERSTGGDVLVFDEWRLDMISHRLFHVDGEEVILSGADFALLKLFLDHPQQILDRDTIGNATRGRDLMPLDRIVDMAVSRLRQRLRDTEKPPRLIRTVRGSGYQLAASVVAGNAH; from the coding sequence GTGAGCGTAATCAGTAAATCCATTCTCCTCGTCGACGACGACCAGGAGATCCGCGAGTTGCTGCAAACCTACCTCAGTCGCGCCGGCTTCCAGGTCCGTGGCGTGGCCGATGGTGCGGGGTTCCGCCAGGCGATGAACGAGGCGCCGTGCGACCTGGTCATCCTCGATGTGATGTTGCCGGATGAAGACGGGTTCAGTCTGTGCCGCTGGATCCGCCAGCACCCGCGCCAGGCACAGGTACCGATCATCATGCTCACCGCCAGTTCCGACGAAGCCGACCGCGTGATCGGCCTGGAACTGGGCGCTGACGACTATATCGGCAAGCCGTTCAGCCCTCGCGAGTTGCAGGCGCGGATCAAGGCGCTGCTGCGCCGTTGCCAATTCGGCCAGGAGCGCAGCACTGGCGGTGATGTACTGGTCTTCGATGAATGGCGCCTGGACATGATCAGCCACCGCTTGTTTCACGTTGATGGCGAAGAGGTCATCCTTTCCGGCGCGGACTTTGCCTTGCTCAAGTTGTTTCTTGATCACCCGCAACAGATCCTCGACCGCGATACTATCGGCAACGCTACCCGCGGCCGTGACCTGATGCCGCTTGACCGTATCGTCGATATGGCGGTCAGCCGCCTGCGCCAACGCCTGCGCGATACCGAAAAACCCCCGAGGCTGATCCGCACCGTGCGCGGCAGCGGTTATCAACTGGCAGCCAGCGTGGTTGCCGGCAATGCCCACTGA
- a CDS encoding glucokinase: MKLALVGDIGGTNARFALWRDQELHSIRVHATADHQSPEEAIKVYLAEEGLEIGDIGAVCLSVAGPVSGDEFKFTNNHWRLSKTAFCQALQVDELLLVNDFSAMALGMTRLKPDEFRVVCEGTQEPLRPAVVIGPGTGLGVGTLLDLGAGRFAALPGEGGHVDLPLSSPRETQLWQHIYTEIGHVSAETVLSGGGLPRLYRAICAVDGHEPVLDTPEAITAAGLAGDAVAMEVLDQFSIWLGRVAGNNVLTTGGRGGVYIVGGVIPRFADFFIASGFAKSFADKGCMSDYFKGIPVWLVTAPYSGLTGAGVALEQAFA; this comes from the coding sequence GTGAAGCTTGCGCTGGTCGGTGATATCGGGGGTACCAACGCCCGTTTTGCGTTATGGCGAGATCAGGAGCTGCATTCGATCCGCGTGCATGCCACAGCGGATCACCAAAGCCCTGAAGAAGCGATCAAGGTCTATCTCGCAGAGGAAGGCCTGGAAATCGGGGACATCGGTGCGGTGTGCCTGTCGGTGGCCGGGCCGGTGAGTGGCGATGAGTTCAAGTTCACCAACAATCACTGGCGCCTGAGCAAGACGGCGTTTTGCCAAGCCCTGCAAGTGGATGAACTGCTGCTGGTCAATGATTTCTCGGCCATGGCCCTGGGCATGACGCGTCTTAAGCCCGACGAGTTCCGCGTGGTCTGCGAAGGCACGCAGGAGCCGTTGCGCCCAGCGGTGGTGATCGGCCCGGGCACTGGCCTGGGCGTTGGCACCTTGCTGGACCTTGGCGCCGGGCGTTTCGCGGCATTGCCGGGGGAGGGCGGGCACGTCGACCTGCCCCTGAGCAGCCCGCGGGAAACCCAGCTGTGGCAGCATATTTACACGGAGATCGGCCATGTCAGCGCCGAGACCGTATTGAGCGGCGGCGGGTTGCCGCGTCTGTATCGCGCTATTTGTGCGGTGGACGGGCACGAGCCGGTGCTGGACACGCCCGAAGCCATCACCGCAGCGGGCCTGGCCGGTGACGCGGTAGCCATGGAAGTGCTGGACCAGTTCAGCATCTGGCTGGGCCGGGTCGCGGGCAATAACGTCTTGACCACCGGTGGGCGCGGTGGCGTGTACATCGTGGGTGGGGTGATACCCAGGTTTGCCGACTTCTTTATCGCCAGCGGTTTCGCCAAAAGTTTTGCGGATAAAGGCTGCATGAGCGACTACTTCAAAGGTATTCCGGTGTGGTTGGTGACAGCGCCGTATTCGGGGCTGACCGGGGCTGGCGTGGCGCTTGAGCAGGCTTTTGCATAG